DNA sequence from the Sphingomonas bisphenolicum genome:
ATTGTTTCTCGACGGCGCTCGAAACGAACGGAGGCTAATATTATGGCGACGGTGGTGCTGACGGCGGTGGGGACCGTGCTGGGCGGGCCGATCGGCGCTGCGATCGGCGCGGTGATCGGCAATGTCATCGACAATCAGATATTGTTCAAGCCCAAGGGACGCGAGGGCGCGCGGCTTGCCGACCTGCAATTGCAGACGTCGAGCTATGGCACGCAAGTCCCAAAGCTGTTCGGGACGATGCGGGTGGCGGGGACGGTGATCTGGGCGACCGACCTGAAGGAGACGAAGAGCAAGAGCGGCGGCGGCAAGGGGCGGCCGAGCGTGACCAGCTATGCCTATTCGGCGAGTTTTGCGGTGGCGCTGTCGGCCCGGACGATCGGGCAGGTGCGGCGCATCTGGGCGGACGGCAATCTGCTGCGCGGGGCAGCGGGGGATTTCAAGACCGAACTGTCGGCTTTCCGCGTCCATGCGGGCGGTGAGGATCAGGCGGTCGATCCGCTGATCGCGGCCGCCGAAGGCGTGGGGCTGACCCCGGCGCATCGCGGGATCGCCTATGTGGTGTTCGAGGATCTGGCGCTGGCCGATTATGGCAATCGCATTCCGTCGCTGACCTTCGAGGTGGAGGCCGATGCCGGGCCGGTGCCGATCGGCGCGGTGGCTGCCGTGTTGAGCGCGGGGCGGCTGGAGGGCGATGGGCTGGCCGCGGTGGACGGCTTTGCCGGGAGCGGGAGCGATGTGCGGGCGGCGATCGCGCCTTTGGTCGAGGCGCATGGGCTGGCGTTGCAATCGGGGGCGGATGGGCTTCGGTTGACGGCCGCTGGCGCGGCGGATGGCGCGATAGAGGCGGACGGGCTGGCGCGGCGCGTGAACGGGCAGGCGATCGATCCGGTCGAGCGATCGGGCGCGGCGGCCGATGCGGTGCCGGTGGCGCTGAGCCTACGTCACTATGATGCCGCGCGCGACTATCAGGCCGGGGTGCAGCGGGTGACGCGGCCGGGGCCGGGACGGCAGGAGCAGGGGATCGAGTTGCCCGCCGTGATGGCGGCGGATGCGGCGCGGGCGTTGGCGGCGGAGCGGCTGGGTGCGGGCTGGACCGGGCGGGCGACGATGACGCTGCGCTGCGACTGGCGCGCGCTGGCGCTGGCGCCCGGCGCGGTGGTGACGGTGGCGGATGCGCCGGGCCTGTGGCGGATCGAGGAACGAGAATGGGAAGCGATGGCGGTGCGGCTGGCGCTGCGCCGGGTGCCGGGCGCGGGCGGGGCGCTGCCCGGCAGGGCGTCTTCGGGCGCGATCGTGCGGCAGGCGGATGCGCCCCATGGCGCGACGACGCTGATGCTGGCCGACCTGCCGCAGATCCAGGACGGGGCGGCGAGCGCGCCGTTGCTCGTCGCAGCGGCGAGCGGGGGCGCAGGCTGGCGCAGCGCGGCGCTGTTCGTGATGGGCGAGAGCGGGGAGGCGGTGCCGATCGGACGCAGCGCACCGCGGGCGGTCATGGGAATGGCGGACGCCGCCTTGCCAAGCGGCAGCGCGACGCTGATCGATCCTCTGATGGTGACGTTGCTGGCGGTGGATATGGACCTGGGCGGGGCGGACGAGGCGACGCTGGCGCAGGGGCGGAACCTGTGCCTTGGTTGGCCGCGAGCTGGTGCAGTTCGAAACGGCGGTGCGGACCGGGCCGGCCAGCTATCGGCTGGGTGGCTTGCGCCGGGGGCTGCGCGGCACCGAATGGGCGATGGACGGGCATGAGGCAGGCGAGCGGTTCCTGCTGATCGAGGAAGAGCGGTTGGTGCAGCCGCTGGCAGCGCTGGGCACGGTGGGTGAGGTCGGCGCGACGCTGCGGCTGGCGGCGGTCGGGCTGGGCGATGTCGAACCGGTGGAGGCGATGCTGGTAATCAGCGGGGAGGCGCTGATGCCGCCGTCGCCGGTGCATCTGACGGTGCGGGCGCAGGATGGCGGGCGGGCGTTCGGCTGGGTCCGGCGTAGCCGTGCCGGATGGCGATGGAGCAATGGCGGCGACGTGCCGCTGGGCGAGGAGGCGGAGCGCTATCGCATCGCGGTGATGGATGGGGCGACGGTAGTGCGCAGCGCGGAAAGCGGCGCGCCGGATTGGTTCTATTCGGCGGCGATGATCGCGGCGGACGGGACCGCGGGCCGGCCGCTGGCCGCGGACGTGCGCCAGTTGGGGACGCTGGCGCAGGGGCGGGCGGCGCGGATCGGCTTTATCGCCTGAGCGCATATGGGGTGATCGAGGAGAAAAGTTATGGACGGAACGCCGCGTTGGGCGCTGCCGCTGCTGTTCGCAGGGCAGGCGCAGAAGGAAATCCAGCATAATGAGGCGCTGGCGCTGGTCGATGCGCTGCTGCACGGACAGGTGGAGAGCGCCGACCTGAGCGCGCCGCCGGGTGCGCCGGCGGTCGGCCAGTGCTGGATCGTCGCCGCCGGCGCATCGGGCGACTGGTCCGGACGGGCGGGATCGATCGCGCTGTGGACGGAGGGCGGGTGGCGCTTCGTCGCCGCGCGAAGCGGGATCAGGGTCGCTGCGGCCGACCGCGATCACGCGCTTTTCTTCGATGGGGCAGAGTGGCGCAGCGAAGCGATACGAAGCGCTGGCCTGTTTATCGAGGATGAGCGAGTGGTGGGGCCACAGAGGGCGGCTATCGCGGCGCCCGGCGGTGGCGCCGTGATTGACGTCGAGGCGCGCTCTACGGTCGCCGACATTCTGGCGGCCTTGCGCAGCCATGGCCTGATCGCGAGCTAATATTACGGGCCTGTGCATTTCTTGTTGCAGGCCCGCGTCAATAGTCTAGGATTCCTCCGCATTAGCTTGGCAAAGCTGTGAAAGCCGGGCTAGTGCGTTATTTTTGCAACGGTTTCACTAATTGTGGACTTGCCATGAAACCTTCTTGCGAATACAGGGTTTCAGCAGTCCTTCGTGACACTCTTGAAAGGGGAATTCAAATGCGGAAGCTTGCCCTCGCGGCTGCGCTTGCGACCACCGTCCTGGCCACCCCGGCCATGGCGCGTGACAATAGCTGGTATGTCGGCGTCGATGCCGGCGTCCTGCTCGTCGAAGACCAGGATATTGAATCGTCGACCGCCGTCACCACCGCCGATTATCATAAGGGTTATGATTTCGACGCCAACATCGGCTATGATTTCGGCGGTTTCCGTCTGGAAGCCGAAGCCGCTTACAAGCGCGCCAAGGTCGATCTGGACAAGAGCGGCTTCGGCGGCGCAGCCTCGGCTCTCTCGTTCATGCTGAACGGCTTGCTCGACTTCGGTCCCGATGATGGCCTGCAGGGCTTCGTCGGCGGCGGTGTCGGCGTTTCGCGCGGCAAGCTGGCGACCGATCTGGTCAACGACAGCGACACCGGTTTCGCCTGGCAGGCGATCGCGGGCGTTCGTTACCCGGTCACCAACAATGTCGACGTTTCGCTGAAGTATCGTTTCTTCAATCAGGACGATATCAAGGTCATCCCGGCATACACCACGGGCCTGGCCGTTGCAGGCGACACCATCAACACCAAGCTGCGTACGCACAGCCTGTTGCTGGGTCTGACCTACAACTTCGGCGGCGAACCGGCTGCTCCGCCGCCGCCCCCGCCGCCCCCGCCCCCGCCGCCTCCTCCGCCCCCGCCGCCCCCGCCGCCGGTTGCGGAATGCAACCCTGGCCCGTACATCGTGTTCTTCGAATGGGACAAGTCGGACATCACGCCTGACGCCGCCACCATTCTGGACAACGCGGTTTCGGCCTACAGCAGCTGCGGCAGCGCTCAGGTCATGCTGGCCGGTCACGCTGACCGTTCGGGTGCCGCTTCCTACAACGTCGGCCTCTCGCAGCGCCGCGCTGACTCGGTCAAGGCCTATCTGGCCTCGAAGGGTATCCCTGATGGTGTCATCACCACCCAGGCCTTCGGTGAATCGAAGCCGCGCGTCGACACCGCGGACGGCGTTCGCGAAGTCCAGAACCGTCGCGTGGAAATCAGCTACGGTCCGGGTTCGGGCATGTAAGCCGATTTCCGTTCTTCGGAATGGAAACAGAATTGGGGGCTGGTCGCAGGACCGGCCCCTTTTTCTTTGGCCGATTGGTTAGGGATCGTCCGTTGCGCCGGGGCATCGCACACGGGGCCAAGGCGTTGTCGGGAAGGCCTAGCCGGTGGCGGGGTGCTTCACTGTCGCGCGTGGATTGACAGACAGCGCGGCGATGGCCGGGGCTTCAAGGCCCGACGATGAATGACGGCACGGTGCTGGGACATGCGGCGGCGAATAGCGAGCCTGCGCGATGGACGCGCCGGTCCCTTGGGCGAACACCAGAGAGCATGGCGCACAGATCATCTGCGTCGCCATCCCGCGTTGCGCGCGACGCGGCGCAGTATAGCAAGCCGTCCGCTTTCCATGTCATCGAGCCTGACGATCGATAGGCGGGGTGCCGTGCGCCACGAAACGCCGTCCGCCCGGCATCGATGCGCCGGTAAGAAAGATGCGGTCGACAGCGATCAACGGGCGATAGATACACATCGATTGCCTTCTTGCGAAAGCTTATCAAAAGAACGGTGACAAATCGATCCGGATGGGCAACAAAAGCGCTTCAGCGGCGTTAGCGCCTTATCTTGCCCTTCCTGGGAGCTATCCATGAAAATTCTTCCGCTTCTCACCGCCTTGCCGATCGTTCTGGCCGCATCCGCCTGCGCCACCACATCGGACGCGCCCAGCGCTGCGCCGACCGCTTCGGCCAAGCTGGCGGCGGCCGACGGGACTGCGCGCGGGACGGCGACCGTGATCCAGGCGGGCGACGGTCTGCACGTCGTGGTCAAAGCGATGGGGCTGACCCCTGGCATCCACGCCGTGCATATCCATACCACGGGCCAGTGCGCTGCGCCCGACTTCGCGAGCGCGGGTGGCCATTGGAACCCGACCGCGCGCAAGCATGGCAAGGATAATCCCGCCGGCATGCATATGGGCGACATGCCCAATATGACGGTAGGCCCGGATGGCACCGGGGCGATCGAATATCATATCGCCGGCGCGGCGATCAGCGAAGGCGCGACGCCTTTGCTCGACACCGACGGCGCGGCGGTGGTCGTGCATGCGCAAGCCGACGACAATATGAGCGATCCGGCCGGCAATGCCGGTGGCCGCGTGGCGTGCGGCGTGCTGGCGGCGGGCTGACCGCCGCGCCGTCTGTGCGGTTGACGTTATGAGGCTTTCGAAAGGCGCTTCGGGCTTTGGGTTTCGGGGCGCCTTTTCGATATCGGACGATCAGTCCAGCGATGGTTGCGCGGCGCCGTCGTCGGCGTAATCCGCTATCGCCTGATAGATCGCGCGCTGCTGACCGAGACGGCTTTCGAACAGGGTGAAGCGATCGACCCGAAAGAGCGCGCCGGTCAGGGCGGCATGGCGGGCGAGAAAGGGAGCAATCAGTCCGCCCGCCCGGCCGAAGCGGGCGAGGGTGACGTGGGGCAGATAGGCGCGGCTTTCGGGTAGCAGGCCGACCGAAACGCAGACGCGATCTATTTTCCGATGCAGCGCCGCCAGGGGATCGCGCGGTTTGACACCGGCCCAGAGCGTATCGACCACGCCCTTGCGGTCGAACGCGCCGACGCCCGAAAGATGTACGTCGAACGGAGCGAAGCGGATCGCGCCCAGGGCGTCGGCGAGGTCGTTGGCGCGGTGGCGGTCGACTTCACCGATGAAGCGTAACGTCAGGTGCAGTTGATCGTCGCCTTGCCAGCGCGCGCCTTCAACGCCGTCCATCAAGGAAAGAAGATTCGCGCGCTGATCGGCGGGCGGGCGGATGGCGACGAACAGGCGATGCATGGGGCCGATATAGGGCGATCGACACGATCCGTCACCGGCCGTGCCGGTTTGGCTTGAATCACGCGGCCGATGCGCCGATAATGGAGATATCGGCAAAGCGTGCCGGTGAAGGAGATGATTTTCATGGCCAACTGGTCCGACCCCCGTTCCGACATTGCGGGCTTTGGCGGCGCCACCGCTGCGCGCGGCGAGGCGTTCGACGCCGGGCTGCGCAGCTATATGCTGTCGGTGTATAATTATATGGCGAGCGGCGTGCTGCTGACGGGCGTCGTCGCGCTGCTGTTCGCGTCGAGCGGCATGGCTGAAGCGGTGTTCTTCGGTCCCGGCATCCTGAAATATATCGTGATGTTCGCGCCGCTGCTGTTCGTGATGGTGTTGAGCTTCGGCATCAATCGCTTGTCGACGGTCGCTGCGCAGGGCCTGTTCTGGGCCTATGCCGCGGTGATGGGCGTGTCGCTATCCTATATTTTCCTGGCCTATACCGGTACGTCGATCGCGCAGACCTTCTTCGCGACCGCGGCGGCCTTCGCAGGGCTCAGCCTGTGGGGCTACACCACCAAGAAGGATCTGTCGGGTTTCGGCACTTTCCTGATCATGGGCGTAGTCGGCCTGCTGGTGGCGAGCCTGATCAACATCTTCATGAAGTCCAATGCGATGAGCCTGGTCATCAGCGGCGTCGGCGTGCTGCTGTTTGCCGGCCTGACCGCTTATGACACACAGAAGATCAAGAGCATCTATGCCCATGTCGCGGGCACGGACATGATGGGCAAGTCGGTGGTGATGGGGGCGCTGAACCTCTATCTCGACTTCATCAACATGTTCATGTTCCTGCTGCGCCTGTTCGGCGATCGCCGCTGATCGCTATGGCGTGAAGCCCGATCAAAAGGCCCGGTGGAGCGATTCGCCGGGCCTTTTTGTTGTGAAAAAATCGGGACGTTCGCTTCGCTGGCGACCCCCGTCAGGGAAGGGAGCGAGGCGCGCGCTCAGCCCTGTTTCTGCATTTCGGTGATGAGGGCGCCGTCGATCTCTTTCTGCCGCTTGTAGGCCGGGCGCTCGCGCAGGCGGGCGGCGTAGGATTCCAGGGCGGGGCTGGAGGGGATGGACTTGAAGCTCAGGCCCCAGTCGATCTGCGAGCCGACATAGACATCGGCGGCGGTAAACTGGTCGCCGCAAATCCAGGCGTCGCCCGCGACCGCCGTTTCGAGGGCGGCTATCGTATCTTCAAATGTGCCATAGCCGGCCGTGCGCTCGCGGCCTTCGGGAACGACGAAGCCCAGCGCCTTGTTGGTCACAGCGGCCTCGACCGGGCCAGCGGCGAAGAAGAGCCAGCGATAATAGGCATGGCGCTGGTCGAGCGCGGGGGCGAGGTGCGCGGCCGGGAAGGCATCGGCAAGATAGGCGCAAATGGCGGCGCATTCGGTGACGACCCGGCCGTCATGGACGATGGCGGGCACCTTGCCCATTGGATTGATCGCCAGATAGTCGGGCGCCTTCATCGACGCGGCATAATCGAGGATCACCGTGTCATAGGCCTGGCCGACCTCCTCCAGCATCCAGCGGACGATCTGCCCGCGCGACATCGGGTTGGTGTAGAAAATGAGGTCAGAGGGCATCGGCTTCTCTCCTGAATCGAGGCGATGAAGGTGGCGCAAGCGACGGGCAGGCGCCACCCTCTTTCTGGGTCAGCAGCCCACGCCCATGGCGCTGCCGAGCATCCCGCCTAGGCCGCCGCCACATTTTTTCTTTTTCTTTTGTTGCTGCTGGGTCGGTGCATCGTCCCCGTTATCGCCAGCCTGGCCCATCATGCTGCCCATGTCCGGGCCGTTCAGCATCCACATGGTGTTGGCGCGATAGCGGACGCGGGCGATCCATTCCGGTTTCCATACGGCCTTGGGGTCGGCGGGGCGGGGCGGGTAGGTGAAATTGGCCTCTGGGCCATAGGCGTAGAGGCTGCCCATCAGCATCTCTCCGCCCGCCTGGGTGACGGCGGCGGGGACGGTGCAACTGGTCTGGCTGGGCGGCATGACGATTTTCTGCGCGATCATCTTCTGCACGGCGGCGGGTGACATCCAGTCCCACACCGGGCCACCGAATGCCTGGGTCGCCGAGGAGGCCCACCAGACCATGTCGCCATTCTCCTTGGCGCCGAAGGTCCAGGCGTAATAGCCGGTCGCCTGCGGCAGGCTGTTCCAGCTTAGGATCGTCGCGCCGCCGGCGATCGCGCGGGCGGTGCCGGTGATGGCGGGCATGAAGTCCTGCTTCAGGTTGAAGGCGATGTCGGGGCTGTAATTGCCGCTGATACGATGGTCGCCGAGCAGGGAGGCATTGGCGGGAACGGTCTTGCGCGTCTGGCTGTTGGGCCAGTCGCCATAGGTCTTGCTGTTGGAGGCGCGGATTTGCCATTCCTGTGGAATCGATGCGCCGCTCATGTAGAGGCCGGGCGGCATCTGGCCCTTGGCGACCTTGGCGAAGTCGATCACGACCGGCTGGCCCGCACCAGGCGTGGCGCCGCAGCCCCAAAAGAGGAGCAGCCGGCCCTTGGGGCGCTCGCCCGGCATGGGCTGATCGTCGCTGGGGACGATGCGGGGCGTGACGAGCGGGACGGAGGCGCCGAGGCCTGCGCCGGCGGGCATGAAATGATCGGCGGCGGGCGCGCCGCTGGCGGGCGCGCGGGTGGAGCCGAGGCGCAGGACGAGTTCGTGGAGTGGCTGGTTGCGGCCGCCGCCCATCATCATGCTCATGGCCGCGCCCATGCCGCCGCCGCCACCCGCCATGGCGGCCATGCCGGACATGGTGCCGGCGTCGATCGTGTAGCGGGCAATGGGGCCGGATGCCTGCTGGCTGGGGACAGGGGCGGCGAGGAGGGTGAAGGATGCAAGCAGAAATGCGCCGCGAGCGGGGCGCGAAGTCAGGAGTTTGCGCACAACATCTGTTCCTTGATCGTTACGGAAGAGATGCGACCTTTTTTCTGGGAAGGGGAACGTAGCAGAGATTCAGGGGACGGGGGAGGGGGGAGTTGGTAAGCTGCTCCCATGAAGATACCGTGAGACGCCCATGATGAAATTTTCGATTGCGGTCGCGATCATGGCGATGGCGCAGGCTGCCTGCGCCGCCGCCGACCGGATGGCCAGACTGAACGCCTCTGACATTCGATCCGCATTGGTGGGGCATATGGTCCGTTATGAGCGGCCGGGCTGGACGGATACGGGCGTTCAAGAAGAATTTCGCGACGACGGGCGATGGC
Encoded proteins:
- a CDS encoding phage tail protein, which gives rise to MATVVLTAVGTVLGGPIGAAIGAVIGNVIDNQILFKPKGREGARLADLQLQTSSYGTQVPKLFGTMRVAGTVIWATDLKETKSKSGGGKGRPSVTSYAYSASFAVALSARTIGQVRRIWADGNLLRGAAGDFKTELSAFRVHAGGEDQAVDPLIAAAEGVGLTPAHRGIAYVVFEDLALADYGNRIPSLTFEVEADAGPVPIGAVAAVLSAGRLEGDGLAAVDGFAGSGSDVRAAIAPLVEAHGLALQSGADGLRLTAAGAADGAIEADGLARRVNGQAIDPVERSGAAADAVPVALSLRHYDAARDYQAGVQRVTRPGPGRQEQGIELPAVMAADAARALAAERLGAGWTGRATMTLRCDWRALALAPGAVVTVADAPGLWRIEEREWEAMAVRLALRRVPGAGGALPGRASSGAIVRQADAPHGATTLMLADLPQIQDGAASAPLLVAAASGGAGWRSAALFVMGESGEAVPIGRSAPRAVMGMADAALPSGSATLIDPLMVTLLAVDMDLGGADEATLAQGRNLCLGWPRAGAVRNGGADRAGQLSAGWLAPGAARHRMGDGRA
- a CDS encoding GTA baseplate fiber-binding domain-containing protein, with the translated sequence MVGRELVQFETAVRTGPASYRLGGLRRGLRGTEWAMDGHEAGERFLLIEEERLVQPLAALGTVGEVGATLRLAAVGLGDVEPVEAMLVISGEALMPPSPVHLTVRAQDGGRAFGWVRRSRAGWRWSNGGDVPLGEEAERYRIAVMDGATVVRSAESGAPDWFYSAAMIAADGTAGRPLAADVRQLGTLAQGRAARIGFIA
- a CDS encoding DUF2793 domain-containing protein, yielding MDGTPRWALPLLFAGQAQKEIQHNEALALVDALLHGQVESADLSAPPGAPAVGQCWIVAAGASGDWSGRAGSIALWTEGGWRFVAARSGIRVAAADRDHALFFDGAEWRSEAIRSAGLFIEDERVVGPQRAAIAAPGGGAVIDVEARSTVADILAALRSHGLIAS
- a CDS encoding OmpA family protein, which translates into the protein MRKLALAAALATTVLATPAMARDNSWYVGVDAGVLLVEDQDIESSTAVTTADYHKGYDFDANIGYDFGGFRLEAEAAYKRAKVDLDKSGFGGAASALSFMLNGLLDFGPDDGLQGFVGGGVGVSRGKLATDLVNDSDTGFAWQAIAGVRYPVTNNVDVSLKYRFFNQDDIKVIPAYTTGLAVAGDTINTKLRTHSLLLGLTYNFGGEPAAPPPPPPPPPPPPPPPPPPPPPVAECNPGPYIVFFEWDKSDITPDAATILDNAVSAYSSCGSAQVMLAGHADRSGAASYNVGLSQRRADSVKAYLASKGIPDGVITTQAFGESKPRVDTADGVREVQNRRVEISYGPGSGM
- a CDS encoding superoxide dismutase family protein; amino-acid sequence: MKILPLLTALPIVLAASACATTSDAPSAAPTASAKLAAADGTARGTATVIQAGDGLHVVVKAMGLTPGIHAVHIHTTGQCAAPDFASAGGHWNPTARKHGKDNPAGMHMGDMPNMTVGPDGTGAIEYHIAGAAISEGATPLLDTDGAAVVVHAQADDNMSDPAGNAGGRVACGVLAAG
- the thpR gene encoding RNA 2',3'-cyclic phosphodiesterase, which codes for MHRLFVAIRPPADQRANLLSLMDGVEGARWQGDDQLHLTLRFIGEVDRHRANDLADALGAIRFAPFDVHLSGVGAFDRKGVVDTLWAGVKPRDPLAALHRKIDRVCVSVGLLPESRAYLPHVTLARFGRAGGLIAPFLARHAALTGALFRVDRFTLFESRLGQQRAIYQAIADYADDGAAQPSLD
- a CDS encoding Bax inhibitor-1/YccA family protein, with translation MANWSDPRSDIAGFGGATAARGEAFDAGLRSYMLSVYNYMASGVLLTGVVALLFASSGMAEAVFFGPGILKYIVMFAPLLFVMVLSFGINRLSTVAAQGLFWAYAAVMGVSLSYIFLAYTGTSIAQTFFATAAAFAGLSLWGYTTKKDLSGFGTFLIMGVVGLLVASLINIFMKSNAMSLVISGVGVLLFAGLTAYDTQKIKSIYAHVAGTDMMGKSVVMGALNLYLDFINMFMFLLRLFGDRR
- a CDS encoding glutathione S-transferase family protein, encoding MPSDLIFYTNPMSRGQIVRWMLEEVGQAYDTVILDYAASMKAPDYLAINPMGKVPAIVHDGRVVTECAAICAYLADAFPAAHLAPALDQRHAYYRWLFFAAGPVEAAVTNKALGFVVPEGRERTAGYGTFEDTIAALETAVAGDAWICGDQFTAADVYVGSQIDWGLSFKSIPSSPALESYAARLRERPAYKRQKEIDGALITEMQKQG